The proteins below are encoded in one region of Triticum aestivum cultivar Chinese Spring chromosome 1B, IWGSC CS RefSeq v2.1, whole genome shotgun sequence:
- the LOC123116268 gene encoding abscisic acid receptor PYL5 yields MVGLLGGGARAWRLSDEAANGAVGGGAATEADYMRRLHGHAPGENQCTSALVKHIKAPVHLVWSLVRSFDQPQRYKPFVSRCVVRGGDLEIGSVREVNVKTGLPATTSTERLEQLDDDEHILSVKFVGGDHRLRNYSSIITVHPQSIDGRPGTLVIESFVVDVPDGNTKDETCYFVEAVIKCNLTSLAEVSERLAVQSPTSPLEQ; encoded by the exons ATGGTGGGCCTCCTAGGTGGCGGCGCGCGGGCCTGGAGGCTCAGCGACGAGGCGGCTAACGGCGCAGTTggaggaggggcggcgacggaggcgGACTACATGCGGCGGCTGCACGGCCACGCGCCCGGCGAGAACCAGTGCACCTCCGCACTCGTCAAGCACATCAAGGCCCCCGTCCACCTC GTTTGGTCGCTAGTGCGGAGCTTCGACCAGCCGCAGCGGTACAAGCCGTTCGTCAGCCGCTGCGTGGTGCGCGGTGGCGACCTCGAGATCGGCAGCGTGCGGGAGGTCAACGTCAAGACCGGCCTGCCGGCCACAACTAGCACCGAGAGGCTCGAGCAGCTGGATGACGACGAGCATATCCTCAGTGTCAAGTTTGTTGGAGGCGATCACCGGCTCAGG AACTACTCATCCATCATAACAGTCCACCCACAGAGTATTGATGGGCGGCCAGGGACACTTGTGATCGAGTCCTTCGTGGTTGATGTGCCAGACGGCAACACAAAGGATGAGACTTGCTACTTCGTTGAGGCCGTGATCAAGTGCAACCTTACATCTCTCGCTGAGGTATCGGAGCGGCTAGCAGTTCAGTCACCTACATCGCCGCTTGAACAATAG